The following coding sequences are from one Selenomonas sputigena ATCC 35185 window:
- a CDS encoding 3-isopropylmalate dehydratase small subunit: MSLQGKVWRYGDNIDTDVIIPARYLNSFDPKELAEHCMVDIDESFAKNVQEGDIMVGGKNFGCGSSREHAPVAIKASGIPVIIAADFARIFYRNGINIGLPLLEIGDDVEKISAGDELRVDTETGKIENLTTGDVFQAHPLPGFVQEIAEAGGLINYIKEKGAL, from the coding sequence ATGAGTTTGCAAGGAAAAGTCTGGCGCTACGGCGACAATATCGATACGGACGTCATCATTCCCGCGCGCTATCTGAACAGCTTCGACCCGAAGGAGCTGGCGGAGCACTGCATGGTTGACATTGATGAGAGTTTCGCGAAAAACGTGCAGGAAGGCGACATCATGGTCGGCGGCAAGAATTTCGGCTGCGGTTCGTCGCGCGAGCACGCGCCCGTCGCCATCAAGGCCTCAGGGATCCCCGTGATCATCGCGGCAGATTTCGCGCGCATCTTCTATCGCAACGGCATCAACATCGGCTTGCCGCTCCTGGAAATCGGCGATGATGTGGAGAAGATCAGCGCGGGCGACGAGCTGCGCGTCGATACGGAAACGGGCAAGATCGAGAATCTCACGACGGGTGACGTCTTTCAGGCGCATCCTCTGCCGGGATTCGTGCAGGAGATCGCCGAAGCGGGCGGCCTGATCAATTACATCAAGGAAAAGGGGGCGCTCTGA
- the ilvN gene encoding acetolactate synthase small subunit, with translation MRHVLSILVRNQSGVLVRVASMFSRREFNIDSLSVGVTETAEFSRITVVVHGDEELIDQMMKQLEKLPDVVEVQALLSAASVFRGMTLIKVRADDTNRLDVLKMAEIFRARVVDVQPTTLIFEITGDDAKVTAFLQLLSPYGILETIRTGLIALERGEHTIYQDCEEREYYGKNLL, from the coding sequence ATGCGACATGTGCTTTCCATACTCGTGAGGAATCAGTCCGGCGTACTTGTCCGTGTTGCAAGCATGTTTTCGCGGCGGGAGTTCAATATCGACAGCCTGTCTGTCGGTGTGACCGAGACTGCGGAGTTTTCCAGGATCACCGTCGTCGTGCATGGCGATGAGGAGCTGATCGACCAGATGATGAAGCAGCTCGAAAAGCTGCCCGATGTCGTCGAGGTGCAGGCGCTCCTTTCCGCCGCCTCGGTTTTCCGCGGCATGACGCTCATCAAGGTCAGGGCGGACGATACGAATCGTCTCGATGTGCTCAAGATGGCGGAGATTTTTCGCGCACGCGTCGTCGATGTGCAGCCGACAACCTTGATTTTTGAAATCACGGGAGATGATGCGAAGGTCACGGCATTCCTGCAGCTTCTTTCGCCCTACGGCATCCTGGAAACGATCCGCACGGGTCTCATCGCTCTCGAACGCGGTGAGCATACCATTTATCAAGATTGTGAGGAGAGAGAGTATTATGGCAAAAACTTATTATGA
- the leuB gene encoding 3-isopropylmalate dehydrogenase, which yields MAKKIVVIPGDGIGREITDAAVAVLKKTAEKFHLALSYEEHDAGGTAYDKCGTPLPEATLAAAQAADGVLFGAVGGDKWDAVEPALRPEKAILGLRKGLGLYANLRPVKVADALVEYSPLKPELVKGADLVIVRELIGGIYFGEKCESEIKDGHERAWDLENYSVSEVERIAKLAFETAKLRRSHVTSVDKANVLATSRLWRRTVAEVAKDYADVGLTNLYVDNCAMQLAVRPTQFDVIVTGNLFGDILSDEAAVVGGSIGMMPSASIGEKTSLFEPIHGSAPDIAGKGIANPVGTILSAAMLLRYALAEEEAAQAIETAVDAALADGWRTADLWKDGFKKANTEQMAEAVLANI from the coding sequence ATGGCAAAGAAGATCGTGGTGATACCGGGCGACGGCATCGGCAGAGAAATCACGGATGCAGCCGTCGCCGTGCTGAAAAAGACAGCGGAAAAGTTCCATCTGGCGCTCTCCTATGAGGAGCATGATGCGGGCGGTACGGCTTACGACAAGTGTGGCACGCCGCTGCCGGAGGCGACGCTTGCCGCCGCGCAGGCGGCGGACGGCGTGCTCTTCGGCGCTGTCGGCGGCGACAAGTGGGATGCGGTAGAGCCTGCTCTGCGCCCTGAAAAGGCGATCTTGGGTCTTCGGAAAGGTCTCGGCCTTTACGCAAACCTGCGTCCCGTGAAGGTCGCTGATGCACTCGTCGAGTATTCACCGCTGAAGCCCGAGCTTGTCAAGGGCGCTGACCTCGTCATCGTGCGCGAGCTGATCGGCGGCATCTACTTCGGCGAGAAGTGCGAGTCGGAGATCAAGGACGGCCACGAGAGGGCATGGGATCTCGAAAACTATTCCGTGTCCGAAGTCGAGCGCATCGCAAAGCTCGCGTTCGAGACGGCGAAGCTGCGCCGCAGCCATGTCACGAGCGTTGACAAGGCGAACGTGCTTGCGACCTCGCGCCTCTGGCGGCGCACGGTGGCTGAGGTCGCGAAGGACTACGCGGATGTCGGGCTTACGAATCTCTATGTTGACAACTGTGCCATGCAGCTTGCCGTGCGTCCGACGCAGTTCGACGTCATCGTCACGGGCAATCTTTTCGGCGATATCCTGTCGGACGAGGCGGCGGTCGTCGGCGGCTCCATTGGCATGATGCCGTCGGCGAGCATCGGCGAAAAGACGAGCCTCTTCGAGCCGATTCACGGCTCTGCGCCCGATATTGCGGGCAAGGGCATTGCCAATCCCGTCGGCACGATTCTCTCGGCGGCGATGCTGCTGCGCTATGCGCTCGCCGAAGAAGAAGCGGCGCAGGCAATCGAAACGGCCGTCGATGCGGCGCTCGCCGACGGCTGGCGCACGGCAGACCTCTGGAAGGACGGTTTCAAGAAGGCGAACACCGAGCAGATGGCGGAAGCGGTGCTCGCGAATATATAA
- the leuC gene encoding 3-isopropylmalate dehydratase large subunit, protein MGMNMTEKILARHAGLSHVEPGQLITCQLDMVLANDITAPPSIKEFERIGRPVFDNEKIALVPDHFQPAKDIKAAGLGKIVRDFAKKHKIKNYFEIGRVGIEHVILPEFGLVGPGMLTIGADSHTCTYGALNGFSTGVGTTDLAVGMATGRAWFKVPETIEVHLTGEKPADVNGKDVILTLIGMIGVDGALYKSLEFTGEGVAALTMTDRLTIANMAIEAGAKNGIFPFDEKTKEYVEGRVKGAYEPVTSDADAKYCRTVEIDLSSLRPVVAFPHLPGNTKRVMDIAEPIKIDQVVIGSCTNGRLEDLEISAGLLKGHEVHPDVRCIVIPGSQAVYQEAMHLGYIDVFIDAGCAVAAPTCGPCLGGYMGILTAGERCVSTTNRNFRGRMGHVDSEVYLAGPHVAAASAILGRIAAPEEVK, encoded by the coding sequence ATGGGAATGAATATGACGGAGAAGATTCTCGCGCGTCATGCAGGACTTTCGCATGTCGAGCCAGGGCAGCTGATTACCTGTCAGCTTGACATGGTGCTCGCGAATGACATCACGGCGCCGCCGTCGATCAAGGAGTTCGAACGCATCGGCCGCCCTGTGTTCGACAACGAGAAGATTGCGCTCGTGCCCGATCACTTCCAGCCGGCGAAGGACATCAAGGCGGCGGGACTCGGCAAGATCGTGCGTGACTTCGCGAAAAAGCACAAGATCAAGAATTATTTTGAGATCGGTCGCGTGGGCATTGAGCATGTCATCCTGCCTGAGTTCGGTCTTGTGGGACCGGGCATGCTGACGATCGGCGCGGACTCGCATACCTGTACGTATGGCGCATTGAACGGCTTTTCGACGGGCGTCGGCACGACCGATCTCGCCGTCGGCATGGCGACGGGGCGGGCTTGGTTCAAAGTGCCTGAGACGATCGAGGTGCATCTGACGGGAGAGAAGCCTGCCGATGTCAATGGCAAGGACGTAATCCTAACGCTCATCGGCATGATTGGTGTCGACGGCGCACTCTACAAGTCACTGGAATTCACGGGTGAAGGAGTCGCCGCACTGACGATGACGGATCGTTTGACAATTGCCAACATGGCGATTGAAGCGGGTGCGAAAAACGGCATCTTCCCGTTCGATGAAAAGACGAAGGAGTACGTTGAAGGCCGCGTCAAAGGCGCGTATGAGCCTGTGACCTCGGACGCTGATGCGAAGTATTGCCGCACCGTCGAAATTGACCTCTCATCTCTGCGTCCCGTCGTTGCTTTCCCGCATCTGCCGGGCAACACGAAGCGCGTCATGGACATCGCTGAGCCGATCAAGATCGATCAGGTGGTCATCGGCTCCTGTACGAACGGGCGCTTGGAAGACCTTGAGATTTCCGCAGGGCTATTGAAGGGGCACGAGGTGCATCCCGATGTGCGCTGCATCGTGATTCCGGGCAGTCAGGCGGTTTATCAGGAGGCGATGCACCTCGGCTACATCGACGTCTTCATCGATGCGGGCTGCGCCGTCGCTGCGCCGACGTGCGGTCCTTGCCTCGGCGGCTATATGGGTATCTTGACGGCGGGCGAGCGCTGCGTTTCTACGACGAACCGCAATTTCCGCGGGCGCATGGGGCATGTCGACAGCGAGGTCTATCTGGCAGGCCCGCATGTGGCGGCTGCGAGTGCCATCTTGGGCAGGATCGCCGCGCCGGAGGAGGTAAAGTGA
- the ilvC gene encoding ketol-acid reductoisomerase: MAKTYYDQDVNWEVMKGKTVAIIGYGSQGHAHALNLKESGVNVVVGLYEGSKSKAAAESHDLKVLPVAEAVKQADVTMILIPDEKQADVYKNEIAPNLKAGSALAFAHGFNIHFQQIVAPADIDVFMVAPKGPGHLVRRTFTEGGGVPVVFAVYQNPTGKCFDVALAYARGIGGTRAGAIETTFKDETETDLFGEQAVLCGGVCALMQAGFETLVEAGYKPEMAYFECFHEMKLIVDLLYEGGMAKMRKSISDTAEYGDYMAGPRIVTPAVKAEMKKLLKEIQDGTFARNWLLENRAAGRANFLAERRIHAEHQIEKVGAELRGMMSWLKDQKELQF; this comes from the coding sequence ATGGCAAAAACTTATTATGATCAGGACGTGAACTGGGAGGTCATGAAAGGCAAGACCGTTGCCATCATCGGCTACGGCAGTCAGGGGCATGCGCATGCGCTGAACCTCAAGGAGAGCGGCGTCAACGTCGTCGTCGGTCTTTACGAGGGCTCGAAATCCAAGGCCGCTGCCGAATCTCACGACCTCAAGGTTCTGCCAGTCGCTGAGGCGGTCAAGCAGGCGGACGTCACGATGATCCTGATTCCGGACGAGAAGCAGGCGGACGTTTACAAGAACGAGATCGCCCCGAATCTCAAGGCCGGAAGTGCTCTCGCCTTCGCACATGGCTTCAACATCCACTTCCAGCAGATCGTTGCGCCGGCGGATATCGATGTCTTCATGGTCGCGCCGAAGGGACCAGGCCATCTCGTGCGCCGAACCTTCACGGAAGGCGGCGGCGTTCCAGTGGTCTTCGCAGTCTATCAGAATCCGACGGGAAAGTGCTTCGACGTTGCGCTCGCCTATGCGCGCGGCATCGGCGGCACGCGCGCCGGTGCGATCGAGACGACCTTCAAAGATGAGACGGAGACGGATCTCTTTGGCGAGCAGGCTGTTCTCTGCGGCGGTGTCTGCGCTCTGATGCAGGCGGGCTTCGAGACGCTCGTCGAGGCGGGCTACAAGCCAGAGATGGCATACTTCGAGTGCTTCCACGAGATGAAGCTCATCGTCGACCTGCTCTACGAGGGCGGTATGGCGAAGATGCGTAAGTCGATTTCCGACACGGCGGAGTACGGCGACTACATGGCTGGCCCGCGCATCGTGACGCCTGCAGTCAAGGCGGAGATGAAGAAGCTCCTGAAGGAGATTCAGGACGGCACGTTCGCGCGCAACTGGCTTCTCGAAAACCGTGCCGCCGGCCGTGCGAACTTCCTCGCCGAGCGCCGCATTCATGCCGAGCACCAGATTGAGAAAGTCGGCGCCGAACTGCGCGGCATGATGAGCTGGCTCAAGGATCAGAAAGAGCTTCAGTTCTGA